The sequence below is a genomic window from Candidatus Poseidoniia archaeon.
ACAAAGCAGGCGTTGGAAGTGCTACTAACGATGCTAGTAGAGAAGTTGGTGGTGCCCTTGGAATTGCTATTGGGGGGAGTGTTCTGAACGAAATATATCAGAGTAGTGTAAAAATTCCTGAAGGTTTAGAAGTTCATTCACCAGTTGCCACAGAATCATTTCCTGCAGCTATGAGGATAGGTGGGAAATTACTTAGTGAAGGCAATATGCTTGGTTCCGAATTAATTGATAATGCTCGTTTGGCTTTCATGGAAGGTATGGTTGGTTCAGCGATGGTGTCTGCAGGAATAGCTTTCATTACAGCAATACTCGTTAAATTTTACATGCCAGGAAAAACAAAATAATTTTTTAGGAGAATGGTCCGTCCTCCCGGATTTGAACCGGGGACCTGCCGGTAACTGCGGCCTCCCGTACTCACGGGTAAAAGGGATAGACCCCTACAGCCGGCCGCTCTGGCCAGTCTGAGCTAAGGACGGTATCGCTTGCATTTAGTGACCGCTATTTGTTGCTTCTTCTTCTAAATCCTTAAAACTAGTTGC
It includes:
- a CDS encoding MFS transporter, translating into KAGVGSATNDASREVGGALGIAIGGSVLNEIYQSSVKIPEGLEVHSPVATESFPAAMRIGGKLLSEGNMLGSELIDNARLAFMEGMVGSAMVSAGIAFITAILVKFYMPGKTK